In Cuculus canorus isolate bCucCan1 chromosome 9, bCucCan1.pri, whole genome shotgun sequence, the following are encoded in one genomic region:
- the IRS1 gene encoding insulin receptor substrate 1: MASPTENSEGFFSDVRKVGYLRKPKSMHKRFFVLRAASESGPARLEYYENEKKWRHKSGAPKRSIPLESCFNINKRADSKNKHLVALYTKDEHFAIAADSEPEQESWYQALLQLHNRAKGHHHLHHHHHHHHHSDVTFGSSAGLGDAGEDSYGEVAPGPAFKEVWQVILKPKGLGQTKNLIGIYRLCLTNKTISFVKLNSDAAAVVLQLLNIRRCGHSENFFFIEVGRSAVTGPGEFWMQVDDSVVAQNMHETILEAMRAMSEEFRPRSKSQSSSNCSNPISVPLRSRHHANNPPPSQVGLSRRSRTESITATSPAGGGGGGTGGKPSSFRVRASSDGEGTMSRPASVDGSPVSPSANRTHSHRHRGNSRLHPPLNHSRSIPMPSSRCSPSATSPVSLSSSSTSGHGSTSDCLFPRRSSASVSGSPSDGGFISSDEYGSSPCDFRSSFRSVTPDSLGHTPPARGDEELNYICMGGKATSSCCSLAAPNGHFIPRTCHPQQQARYPSTPCCPRGGSEEVADLEKTFRKRTHSAGTSPTISHQKTPSQSSVASIEEYTEMLPSYPCGGSRLPSYRHSAFVPTHSYPEECLEMHHLDSGHHRTNSAPHTDDGYMPMSPGVAPVPSSGGAPKGGDYMPMSPKSVSAPQQIINPGRGGRHTPATVDSNGYMMMSPSGSYSPDSSSAGYGKIWTNGAGHHPKLSVESNEGKLPCGGSDYINMSPASGSTTSTPPDCYFGAAVQRGVEEATTHAKPIYSYFSLPRSFKHVHRRGCGGEEGSPQPRVALGCGRLLYAAEDSSSSTSSDSLGGVGGGIAGGVSGGGVGGTEGVPRVQPPRTADTAVQTRGRPARPTRLSLRGPKASTLPRAREQPPLLLPPEPKSPGEYVNIEFGAAIGKPPFPSPAPGSGGAEEYVNMELRAPCPGAEPTSRDALGMQLRGGCPTDSASVQLRSVCPNDTASRDALGMQLRGSCPADSASVQLRSVCPNDTASRDALGMQLRGGCPADSSSHRSPALLLGYAADKPAATASSAAPGAPRSSSSSLLGGPGAGSAFTRVSLSPGRSRSAKVIRADPQGGRRRHSSETFSSTGLGAPFPGVGGTAGCGEEAKRHSSASFENVWLRPAERREPPENGLNYIDLDLGRGCAPRHPRHHPRGPEGSAPARGRQPAQPPGQPRAGDDPSAYASISFQKRDEA; encoded by the coding sequence ATGGCCAGCCCCACGGAGAATAGCGAGGGCTTCTTCTCGGATGTCAGAAAGGTGGGTTACTTGCGCAAACCTAAGAGCATGCATAAACGCTTTTTCGTGCTGAGGGCAGCCAGCGAGTCCGGACCCGCCCGGCTGGAGTATTAcgagaatgagaagaaatggagaCACAAGTCGGGGGCCCCCAAGCGCTCCATCCCACTAGAAAGCTGCTTCAACATCAACAAGCGGGCTGACTCCAAGAACAAGCACCTGGTGGCCCTCTACACCAAGGACGAGCACTTTGCCATTGCAGCTGACAGCGAGCCCGAACAGGAGAGCTGGTACCAAGCGCTGCTGCAGTTGCACAACAGGGCCAAgggccaccaccacctccatcaccatcaccaccaccaccaccacagcgACGTCACCTTCGGCAGCAGTGCGGGACTAGGGGATGCGGGTGAGGACAGCTATGGCGAGGTAGCCCCTGGCCCGGCTTTCAAGGAAGTTTGGCAAGTAATTCTGAAGCCTAAGGGCCTAGGCCAGACAAAGAACCTGATTGGCATCTACCGCCTGTGCCTGACTAACAAGACCATTAGCTTTGTAAAGCTGAACTcggatgctgctgctgtggtgctgcAGCTTCTCAATATCCGCCGCTGTGGTCACTCTGAGAACTTCTTCTTCATTGAGGTGGGGCGCTCTGCTGTCACCGGGCCCGGCGAGTTCTGGATGCAGGTGGATGACTCGGTGGTGGCGCAGAACATGCACGAAACCATCTTGGAGGCCATGCGAGCAATGAGCGAGGAATTCCGGCCCCGCAGCAAAAGCCAGTCTTCCTCAAACTGTTCCAACCCCATCTCCGTGCCCCTTCGCAGCAGGCACCATGCCAACAACCCTCCACCCAGCCAAGTGGGGCTCAGTCGCCGGTCCAGGACTGAGAGCATCACAGCCACCTCTCCTGCTGGTGGTGGGGGTGGAGGTACAGGTGGCAAACCCAGCTCCTTCCGTGTGCGAGCATCGAGCGATGGGGAAGGCACGATGTCGAGGCCTGCCTCTGTGGATGGTAGCCCAGTTAGTCCCAGTGCTAACAGGACCCATTCACATAGACACCGTGGCAACTCTAGGCTCCATCCGCCGCTCAACCACAGCCGGTCCATCCCAATGCCTTCCTCACGCTGCTCTCCTTCAGCCACCAGTCCAGTCAGCCTGTCATCCAGCAGCACTAGTGGCCATGGCTCCACCTCGGATTGCTTGTTTCCACGGAGGTCTAGTGCTTCAGTTTCGGGCTCCCCTAGCGATGgtggatttatttcttctgatgaGTATGGTTCCAGCCCGTGTGACTTCCGCAGCTCTTTTCGCAGCGTGACCCCAGATTCATTGGGTCACACACCACCAGCTCGGGGTGATGAAGAGCTCAACTACATCTGCATGGGGGGGAAGGCCACCTCCTCTtgctgcagcctggcagcccCCAACGGCCACTTCATCCCACGCACATGCCACCCACAGCAGCAGGCCCGCTACCCTAGCACACCGTGCTGTCCTCGAGGTGGTAGCGAGGAGGTTGCTGACTTGGAGAAAACCTTCAGGAAGCGGACTCACTCTGCAGGCACTTCGCCTACCATCTCCCACCAGAAGACGCCCTCGCAGTCTTCGGTGGCCTCCATTGAGGAGTACACTGAGATGCTGCCTTCTTACCCCTGCGGTGGCAGCCGGCTGCCTTCCTACCGGCACTCAGCCTTTGTGCCCACTCACTCGTACCCAGAGGAGTGTCTGGAAATGCACCACCTGGACAGTGGCCATCATCGGACCAACTCTGCCCCGCACACAGATGATGGCTACATGCCCATGTCCCCCGGCGTAGCCCCTGTGCCCAGCAGTGGGGGCGCCCCCAAGGGTGGTGACTACATGCCCATGAGTCCAAAGAGCGTGTCGGCCCCACAGCAGATCATCAACCCTGGCAGGGGGGGCCGCCACACTCCGGCCACAGTGGACTCCAATGGCTACATGATGATGTCCCCCAGCGGCAGCTACTCCCCAGACAGCAGCTCTGCGGGCTACGGCAAGATCTGGACCAACGGCGCCGGCCACCACCCAAAACTCTCGGTGGAGAGCAACGAAGGGAAGCTCCCCTGCGGTGGCAGCGACTACATCAACATGTCCCCGGCCAGCGGCtccaccaccagcacccctcCTGACTGCTACTTCGGGGCTGCGGTGCAGCGGGGCGTCGAGGAGGCAACGACCCACGCCAAACCCATCTACTCCTACTTCTCGCTGCCGCGCTCCTTCAAGCACGTGCACCGTCGGGGCTGCGGTGGCGAGGAGGGCAGCCCGCAGCCCCGCGTCGCTCTGGGTTGTGGACGCCTCCTCTACGCCGCCGAGGACTCGTCCTCCTCCACCAGCAGCGACAGTCTGGGTGGCGTAGGTGGTGGCATCGCTGGTGGCGTTAGCGGCGGTGGTGTCGGTGGCACAGAGGGTGTCCCGCGGGTGCAGCCCCCGCGCACGGCGGACACGGCGGTGCAGACGCGAGGCCGCCCCGCACGCCCCACGCGGCTCTCGCTGCGCGGCCCTAAGGCCAGCACGCTGCCACGGGCACGGGAGCAGCCGCCGCTCCTGCTGCCCCCCGAGCCCAAGAGCCCCGGCGAGTACGTCAACATCGAGTTCGGCGCTGCCATCGGGAAgccccctttcccctcacccGCGCCGGGTAGCGGCGGAGCCGAAGAGTACGTGAACATGGAGCTGCGGGCGCCCTGCCCCGGTGCGGAGCCCACGTCGCGGGATGCTCTAGGGATGCAGCTGCGGGGCGGTTGTCCCACCGACAGCGCATCCGTGCAGCTGCGGAGTGTTTGTCCCAATGACACCGCATCCCGGGATGCTCTAGGGATGCAGCTGCGGGGCAGTTGTCCCGCCGACAGCGCATCCGTGCAGCTGCGGAGTGTTTGTCCCAATGATACCGCATCCCGGGATGCTCTAGGGATGCAGCTGCGGGGTGGTTGTCCCGCCGACAGCTCGTCCCACCGCTCGCCCGCTCTCCTGCTCGGCTACGCCGCCGACAAACCCGCAGCGACGGCATCGTCGGCCGCCCCGGGGGCGCCgcgctcctcctcctcctcgctgcTCGGCGGCCCCGGCGCGGGCAGCGCCTTCACCCGGGTCAGCCTGAGCCCTGGGCGCAGCCGGAGCGCCAAGGTGATCCGTGCCGACCCGCAGGGCGGGCGCCGGCGCCACAGCTCCGAGACCTTCTCCTCCACGGGGCTCGGGGCTCCTTTTCCCGGCGTCGGAGGCACCGCGGGATGCGGGGAGGAGGCGAAGCGGCACAGCTCGGCTTCCTTCGAGAACGTGTGGCTGCGCCCCGCCGAGCGCCGGGAGCCCCCCGAGAACGGGCTCAACTACATCGACCTGGACCTGGGCAGGGGCTGCGCCCCCCGCCACCCCCGCCACCACCCCCGCGGCCCCGAGGGCAGCGCCCCAGCGCGGGGCCGGCAGCCAGCCCAGCCCCCGGGGCAGCCCCGCGCCGGCGACGATCCCAGCGCCTACGCCAGCATCAGCTTCCAGAAGCGGGACGAGGCGTAG